The proteins below come from a single Agromyces flavus genomic window:
- a CDS encoding aminotransferase class V-fold PLP-dependent enzyme — MTIDEYAAGFGEEPGYLDYARVGPLARVAAEETLAFTQVLERARYGSMEAFREQDVRVRAAASALTGTPAERIVSIPNTSTGLMHAMFGLTGAVLLSPGEFPSVPIAAVRANEALHSVQPAWLETDHGKVTPGQIREQLEANVAAVAVSLVDSRTGYLCDLEGIRQVIGDRLLIVDAIQGFGIVDAPWDLADVVVTGGQKWCRAGWGTGVMVLSERALERLTPVFSGYTGTEDDEVWDEVPPPAAGARAYRVSNPDPIAQARFAAALEELAGVGVPEVNARVAENVSRVIELADEFAIPVASSRDERERAGIVVLEPEPEHVTVLTASLHNHGVTATTRLGTVRLSVHAVLSEDTVEMLRGAFVSFNTAATY; from the coding sequence GTGACCATCGACGAGTACGCGGCCGGCTTCGGCGAGGAACCGGGCTACCTCGACTACGCCCGCGTCGGACCGCTCGCGCGCGTCGCCGCCGAGGAGACCCTGGCGTTCACGCAGGTCCTCGAGCGTGCGCGATACGGCAGCATGGAGGCGTTCCGCGAGCAGGACGTGCGCGTGCGGGCCGCGGCATCCGCCCTCACCGGCACGCCCGCCGAGCGGATCGTGTCGATCCCCAACACCTCCACCGGGCTCATGCACGCCATGTTCGGGCTCACGGGCGCGGTGCTGCTCTCGCCGGGCGAGTTCCCGAGCGTGCCCATCGCGGCCGTGCGGGCCAACGAGGCGCTGCACTCGGTGCAGCCCGCGTGGCTCGAGACCGATCACGGCAAGGTGACACCGGGCCAGATCCGCGAGCAACTCGAGGCCAACGTCGCCGCCGTCGCGGTGAGCCTCGTGGACTCCCGCACGGGCTACCTCTGCGACCTCGAGGGGATCCGGCAGGTCATCGGCGATCGGCTGCTGATCGTCGACGCGATCCAGGGCTTCGGCATCGTCGACGCCCCGTGGGACCTCGCCGACGTCGTCGTGACGGGCGGCCAGAAGTGGTGCCGCGCCGGATGGGGCACCGGTGTGATGGTCCTCTCCGAGCGCGCGCTCGAGCGGCTCACGCCCGTGTTCTCGGGCTATACCGGTACCGAGGACGACGAGGTGTGGGACGAGGTGCCGCCCCCCGCGGCCGGCGCTCGGGCGTATCGCGTGTCCAACCCCGACCCGATCGCGCAGGCGCGCTTCGCCGCAGCGCTCGAGGAGCTCGCCGGAGTCGGCGTCCCCGAGGTGAACGCCCGCGTCGCAGAGAACGTCAGCCGGGTCATCGAACTCGCCGACGAGTTCGCGATCCCGGTGGCGTCCTCGCGCGACGAGCGCGAGCGCGCCGGCATCGTGGTGCTCGAGCCCGAGCCCGAGCACGTCACCGTGCTCACCGCGTCGCTGCACAACCACGGCGTCACCGCGACGACGCGGCTCGGCACCGTGCGGCTCAGCGTGCACGCCGTGCTCTCCGAGGACACCGTCGAGATGCTGCGCGGCGCGTTCGTCTCGTTCAACACGGCCGCGACGTACTGA
- a CDS encoding PhoH family protein — MTSVEPTKPLGPVESKERRTRPSDATPGAAAQAERTYVLDTSVLLSDPRALFRFAEHPVVLPVVVITELEAKRNDPEIGYFARAALRLLDDLRVEHERLDFPIPVGEGGSLRVELNHSSLSVLPSGLQLADNDSRILACALNLANDGLEVTVVSKDLPLRIKAASVGLDAQEYRAELAVDSGWTGMAELALGSNDMAKLYEHDSLMTDGVQGMPVNTGLVIHSERGSALGRVVGEREVRLVRGDREVFGVHGRSAEQRLAIDLLLDPEIGILSLGGRAGTGKSALALCAGLEAVLERQQHKKIMVFRPLYAVGGQELGFLPGDQGEKMNPWAQAVFDTLGALVSDNVLDEVIDRGILEVLPLTHIRGRSLHDAFVIVDEAQSLERNVLLTVLSRVGQNSRVVLTHDVAQRDNLRVGRHDGVASVIETLKGHPLFAHVTLTRSERSAIAALVSEMLDGNELA, encoded by the coding sequence GTGACCTCTGTCGAACCCACCAAGCCCCTCGGTCCGGTCGAGTCGAAGGAGCGCCGCACGCGGCCCTCCGACGCGACCCCGGGGGCTGCCGCGCAGGCCGAGCGCACCTACGTGCTCGACACGTCGGTGCTGCTGTCCGACCCGCGTGCGCTGTTCCGATTCGCCGAGCACCCCGTGGTCCTGCCGGTCGTCGTGATCACCGAGCTGGAGGCCAAGCGAAACGATCCCGAGATCGGGTACTTCGCGCGCGCCGCGCTCCGTCTGCTCGACGACCTCCGCGTCGAGCACGAGCGGCTCGACTTCCCGATCCCCGTCGGCGAGGGCGGATCGCTCCGGGTCGAGCTCAACCACTCGAGCCTGTCGGTCCTGCCCAGCGGGCTGCAGTTGGCCGACAACGATTCGCGGATCCTCGCCTGCGCCCTCAACCTGGCCAATGACGGCCTCGAGGTCACCGTCGTCTCGAAGGACCTTCCGCTGCGGATCAAGGCGGCCTCGGTCGGCCTCGACGCCCAGGAGTACCGCGCCGAACTGGCCGTCGACTCCGGCTGGACGGGCATGGCCGAGCTCGCGCTCGGCTCCAACGACATGGCCAAGCTGTACGAGCACGATTCGCTCATGACCGACGGGGTCCAGGGCATGCCGGTCAACACCGGGCTCGTGATCCACTCCGAGCGCGGCTCGGCACTCGGACGCGTCGTGGGCGAGCGCGAGGTGCGGCTCGTGCGCGGCGATCGCGAGGTCTTCGGCGTGCACGGTCGCTCGGCCGAGCAGCGGCTCGCGATCGACCTGCTGCTCGACCCCGAGATCGGGATCCTCTCGCTCGGCGGCCGCGCCGGCACCGGCAAGTCGGCGCTCGCGCTCTGCGCCGGACTCGAGGCCGTGCTCGAGCGCCAGCAGCACAAGAAGATCATGGTGTTCCGGCCGCTCTACGCGGTGGGCGGGCAGGAGCTCGGGTTCCTCCCCGGCGACCAGGGCGAGAAGATGAACCCCTGGGCGCAGGCGGTCTTCGACACGCTCGGCGCGCTCGTGTCCGACAACGTGCTCGACGAGGTCATCGATCGCGGCATCCTCGAGGTGCTGCCGCTCACGCACATCCGCGGCCGGTCGCTCCACGACGCGTTCGTGATCGTCGACGAGGCGCAGTCGCTCGAACGCAACGTGCTGCTCACGGTGCTCAGCCGCGTCGGGCAGAACTCGCGCGTCGTGCTGACGCACGACGTCGCACAGCGCGACAACCTGCGCGTCGGCCGGCACGACGGCGTCGCGAGCGTGATCGAGACGCTGAAGGGGCACCCCCTCTTCGCACACGTCACGCTGACCCGCTCCGAGCGCTCGGCGATCGCCGCGCTCGTCTCCGAGATGCTCGACGGCAACGAGCTGGCGTAG
- a CDS encoding isoprenyl transferase: MQTSDHHSGRGFLYRLYQNRLRRELDEAEIPHHVAMIIDGNRRWARQLGYESAAHGHRAGAAKMREFLEWCDDLGIKVVTLYLLSSDNLVNRTNDELSDLIEIIADLAEELSHYRDWRVQHVGSDAGLPEPLVAALDAAEQRTAGKRGLHVNLAVGYGGRKEITDAMRSIVAAHHAEGRSLEDLAERLTPELIGEHLYTGGQPDPDLVIRTSGEQRLSDFMLWQAAHSEFYFVEALGPDLREVDFLRAIRDYTMRHRRFGG; this comes from the coding sequence GTGCAGACGAGCGATCATCACTCCGGTCGCGGCTTCCTCTACCGGCTCTACCAGAACCGGCTCCGGCGCGAACTCGACGAGGCCGAGATCCCGCACCACGTCGCGATGATCATCGACGGCAATCGCCGCTGGGCCAGGCAGCTCGGCTACGAGTCGGCCGCGCACGGCCACCGTGCCGGAGCCGCGAAGATGCGCGAGTTCCTCGAATGGTGCGACGACCTCGGCATCAAGGTCGTCACGCTCTACCTGCTCTCCAGCGACAACCTCGTCAACCGCACGAACGACGAGCTCTCCGACCTCATCGAGATCATCGCCGACCTCGCCGAGGAGCTCAGCCACTACCGCGACTGGCGCGTGCAGCATGTCGGCTCCGACGCCGGGCTGCCCGAACCGCTGGTGGCGGCGCTGGATGCCGCCGAACAGCGCACGGCGGGCAAGCGCGGGCTCCACGTGAACCTGGCGGTCGGCTACGGCGGACGCAAGGAGATCACCGACGCCATGCGCTCGATCGTCGCCGCGCATCACGCCGAGGGACGCAGCCTCGAGGACCTCGCCGAACGGCTCACGCCCGAGCTCATCGGCGAGCACCTCTACACCGGCGGCCAGCCCGACCCCGATCTCGTGATCCGCACCTCGGGCGAGCAGCGCCTCAGCGACTTCATGCTGTGGCAGGCCGCGCACAGCGAGTTCTACTTCGTCGAGGCGCTCGGGCCCGACCTGCGCGAGGTCGACTTCCTCCGCGCCATCCGCGACTACACCATGCGGCATCGGCGGTTCGGCGGCTGA
- a CDS encoding DUF4245 family protein, with protein sequence MARREGRVVAELGRPETPEETAARKAQDSRNHRQRQNVRNLVGALVASLAVVAVIVLIVPRSDTPIERDVDVAAVAAQAQVGVEEELAVPELPEGWRSNDASLRQREADGVTAWYAGYLTPGDEYVGMYQGFAANPTWTAELLANTIATGVVTIDGVEWTVYDNRDTDADVGNARYGLVTEAGESTFVLLGTADPDEFDTLARAIVPAIDAQR encoded by the coding sequence ATGGCCCGCCGCGAGGGGCGCGTGGTCGCCGAGCTCGGTCGCCCGGAGACGCCAGAAGAGACGGCGGCCCGCAAGGCCCAGGACTCCCGCAATCACCGGCAGCGGCAGAACGTGCGCAACCTGGTCGGGGCGCTCGTGGCGAGCCTCGCCGTCGTCGCCGTGATCGTGCTCATCGTGCCGCGCAGCGACACCCCGATCGAGCGCGACGTCGACGTGGCCGCCGTCGCCGCGCAGGCCCAGGTCGGCGTCGAGGAGGAGCTCGCGGTTCCCGAGCTGCCCGAGGGCTGGCGATCCAACGACGCCTCGCTGCGCCAGCGCGAGGCCGACGGCGTCACCGCCTGGTACGCGGGCTACCTCACCCCGGGCGACGAGTACGTCGGCATGTACCAGGGCTTCGCCGCGAACCCCACGTGGACCGCCGAGCTGCTCGCGAACACGATCGCCACCGGAGTCGTCACGATCGACGGCGTCGAGTGGACCGTCTACGACAACCGCGACACCGACGCCGACGTCGGCAATGCGCGATACGGTCTCGTGACCGAGGCGGGCGAGAGCACGTTCGTGCTGCTTGGCACCGCCGACCCCGACGAGTTCGACACCCTGGCGCGGGCGATCGTCCCCGCCATCGACGCGCAGCGCTGA
- the greA gene encoding transcription elongation factor GreA codes for MAQDATATTWLTQEAYDRLAAELEHLSTTGREEIAKRIEAAREEGDLKENGGYHAAKDEQGKQEARIRQLTDLLRVAEVGEAPASNGVVESGTVITAIVAGDEERFLIGSREIAGDSELDVFSEQSPLGAAILGLKVGEKTSYTAPNGREIAVEVTGVETWSGQ; via the coding sequence ATGGCGCAGGACGCCACCGCGACCACCTGGCTCACCCAGGAGGCCTACGACCGGCTCGCCGCCGAGCTCGAGCACCTCTCCACCACCGGCCGGGAAGAGATCGCGAAGCGCATCGAGGCCGCGCGTGAGGAGGGCGACCTCAAGGAGAACGGCGGCTACCACGCCGCGAAGGACGAGCAGGGCAAGCAGGAGGCCCGCATTCGCCAGCTGACCGACCTGCTGCGCGTCGCCGAGGTGGGCGAGGCTCCGGCGTCGAACGGCGTGGTCGAGTCCGGCACCGTCATCACCGCGATCGTCGCCGGCGACGAGGAGCGATTCCTGATCGGCAGCCGCGAGATCGCGGGCGACTCCGAGCTCGACGTGTTCAGCGAGCAGTCGCCGCTCGGTGCCGCCATCCTCGGGCTCAAGGTCGGCGAGAAGACCAGCTACACCGCGCCCAACGGCCGCGAGATCGCGGTCGAGGTCACGGGCGTCGAGACCTGGAGCGGCCAGTGA
- a CDS encoding carbonic anhydrase, giving the protein MSQSAPARPTTPAETWRELRAGNARFTAGTPQHPRQDVDRRTELANHQRPLVAIFGCSDSRLAAEIIFDVGLGDAFVVRNAGQVISDSVLGSLEYAVGVLGVPLILVLGHDHCGAVRAAIDSQGAEPDPLPAHISSLVDRIVPAVRRVAGTAEGPIDTESIDAGYVGREHLRDTVAELVERSELISDAIAAGTLAVVGANYRLLEGRAETDIAVGRI; this is encoded by the coding sequence GTGAGCCAGTCCGCCCCCGCACGACCGACCACGCCCGCAGAGACCTGGCGCGAGTTGCGCGCCGGCAACGCCCGATTCACCGCCGGCACCCCGCAGCATCCGCGGCAGGATGTCGACCGCCGCACCGAGCTGGCGAACCACCAGCGCCCCCTCGTGGCGATCTTCGGCTGCAGCGACTCGCGCCTCGCCGCCGAGATCATCTTCGACGTGGGGCTGGGCGACGCGTTCGTCGTGCGGAACGCCGGCCAGGTGATCTCCGACTCGGTGCTCGGTTCGCTCGAGTACGCGGTGGGCGTGCTCGGCGTCCCCCTCATCCTGGTGCTCGGGCACGACCACTGCGGCGCCGTGCGCGCCGCGATCGACTCCCAAGGCGCCGAGCCCGACCCGCTGCCCGCGCACATCTCCTCGCTCGTCGACCGGATCGTTCCCGCCGTGCGGCGCGTCGCGGGCACCGCCGAAGGCCCGATCGACACCGAGTCGATCGACGCCGGCTACGTCGGACGCGAGCACCTGCGCGACACCGTGGCCGAGCTCGTCGAGCGCTCCGAGCTGATCAGCGATGCGATCGCAGCGGGTACGCTGGCTGTCGTCGGCGCGAACTACCGACTGCTCGAGGGTCGCGCCGAGACCGACATCGCAGTCGGTCGCATCTGA
- a CDS encoding DUF4307 domain-containing protein, whose translation MPQRESADAAAEDAVLDGTPARADGRPAASALADRYGRTTGRRRRERLLLAGAAAAFAVVLVAWVVWAGLDGSRPQVQATDLGHRLLDDRAVEVTWRLSAPVDTDAACIVKALNEDFTVVGWKVVEIPASDRPLRSFTERVRTAQQANTGLVDHCWLL comes from the coding sequence GTGCCCCAACGCGAGTCCGCCGACGCGGCGGCCGAGGACGCCGTGCTCGACGGCACCCCGGCACGGGCCGACGGCCGACCCGCGGCATCCGCCCTCGCCGACCGCTACGGTCGCACCACCGGCCGACGTCGTCGCGAGCGGCTCCTGCTCGCCGGTGCCGCCGCAGCGTTCGCGGTGGTGCTCGTCGCGTGGGTCGTGTGGGCCGGCCTCGACGGCAGCCGCCCGCAGGTGCAGGCGACCGACCTGGGTCACCGCCTGCTCGACGATCGCGCGGTCGAGGTCACCTGGCGCCTCTCCGCTCCGGTCGACACCGACGCCGCCTGCATCGTGAAGGCGCTGAACGAGGACTTCACGGTCGTGGGCTGGAAGGTCGTCGAGATCCCCGCGTCCGACCGGCCCCTCCGCTCCTTCACCGAGCGCGTGCGTACTGCACAGCAGGCCAACACGGGTTTGGTGGACCACTGCTGGCTGCTCTAG
- a CDS encoding AI-2E family transporter, whose amino-acid sequence MTEGNGASRVRRQRARRPVRAPETAVEPVRDAAASVPYPMRVAAAWSWRLLLVGGVLAVVVFLIIQLRYVIVPVLVAVLLAALLVPFSQFLQRHRWPKWLAVTVAMLATIVGVAGLLTLGISQIVRGSGDLAAQTVVAWEDFRAWLLDGPLHVTPEQIDDVVQQVYTSIQQDSGVLVTGALSVSSSIGHFLAGLLLALFATLFILIDGRHIWNWIVGIFPRRARAAIDGAGRSGWATLENFVKVQILVASIDAVGIGLGALLLGVPLAIPIAILVFLGSFVPIVGAVVTGALAVFVALVYNGWGIALAMLGVVLLVQQVEGHILQPLIMGTAVKVHPLGVVIAVTTGSLLAGIPGALFAVPIAAVGNVMILYISGGTWKQAAPPLPAETHSPLWRTVPQRPGYGR is encoded by the coding sequence GTGACCGAGGGGAACGGAGCCTCGCGCGTGCGTCGTCAGCGTGCGCGCCGGCCCGTTCGCGCGCCCGAGACCGCCGTCGAGCCGGTCCGCGACGCCGCGGCATCCGTGCCCTACCCGATGCGCGTCGCCGCCGCTTGGTCGTGGCGACTGCTCCTGGTGGGCGGGGTCCTCGCGGTCGTGGTGTTCCTGATCATCCAGCTGCGGTACGTCATCGTGCCGGTGCTCGTCGCGGTCCTCCTGGCCGCGTTGCTCGTGCCGTTCTCGCAGTTCCTGCAGCGCCACCGCTGGCCCAAGTGGCTCGCGGTCACCGTGGCCATGCTCGCGACGATCGTCGGCGTGGCCGGCCTCCTCACCCTCGGGATCTCGCAGATCGTGCGCGGTTCCGGCGACCTCGCGGCGCAGACGGTGGTGGCGTGGGAGGACTTCCGCGCGTGGCTCTTGGATGGCCCGCTCCACGTGACGCCCGAGCAGATCGACGACGTCGTGCAGCAGGTGTACACCTCGATCCAGCAGGACAGCGGGGTGCTCGTGACGGGGGCGCTCTCGGTGAGCTCGTCCATCGGCCACTTCCTCGCCGGCCTCCTGCTCGCGCTCTTCGCGACGCTGTTCATCCTCATCGACGGCCGCCACATCTGGAACTGGATCGTCGGCATCTTCCCGCGGCGGGCTCGCGCGGCCATCGACGGCGCGGGCCGGTCGGGCTGGGCGACGCTCGAGAACTTCGTGAAGGTGCAGATCCTCGTCGCGTCGATCGACGCGGTCGGCATCGGGCTCGGTGCGCTGCTGCTCGGCGTGCCGCTCGCGATCCCCATCGCGATCCTCGTCTTCCTCGGCTCCTTCGTCCCGATCGTGGGTGCGGTCGTCACCGGGGCACTTGCGGTGTTCGTCGCGCTCGTCTACAACGGCTGGGGCATCGCGCTCGCGATGCTCGGCGTCGTCCTGCTCGTGCAGCAGGTCGAGGGTCACATCCTGCAGCCGCTCATCATGGGCACCGCGGTGAAGGTGCATCCGCTCGGCGTCGTCATCGCGGTGACGACCGGGTCGCTCCTGGCGGGCATCCCCGGCGCGCTGTTCGCGGTGCCCATCGCCGCGGTCGGCAACGTGATGATCCTCTACATCTCCGGCGGCACGTGGAAGCAGGCCGCTCCACCCCTGCCCGCCGAGACCCATTCCCCCCTCTGGCGCACGGTACCCCAGCGCCCCGGATACGGACGGTGA
- a CDS encoding class II fumarate hydratase: MVDNAADYRIEHDTMGEVRVPASALYRAQTQRAVENFPISGKGLEPAQVAALARIKKSAALANARLGVLDEKIAQAIADAADQVIDGRVDIAAHFPIDVYQTGSGTSSNMNMNEVLASLATEQLGSPVHPNDHVNASQSSNDVFPTSVHIAVTAALIDELIPALDHLAVALEAKAEAWSDVVKAGRTHLMDATPVTLGQEFGGYARQIRLGIDRVQSALPRVAEVPLGGTAVGTGINTPAGFPQLVIELLQQETELPITEAADHFEAQANRDGLVEASGALRTIAVSLTKICNDLRWMGSGPNTGLGELYIPDLQPGSSIMPGKVNPVVPEAVLMVAARVVGNDATIAWAGASGSFELNVQIPVMGTALLESIRLLANSVRVLADKTVEGLEANEERTSALAGMSPSIVTPLNKIIGYEAAAKIAKHSVAKGITVREAVIDLGHVERGDLTEEQLDEALHLLSMTRPPQAK; this comes from the coding sequence GTGGTGGACAACGCCGCCGACTACCGGATCGAACACGACACGATGGGCGAGGTGCGGGTCCCCGCGTCGGCCCTGTACCGCGCGCAGACGCAGCGAGCCGTCGAGAACTTCCCGATCTCCGGCAAGGGGCTCGAGCCGGCGCAGGTCGCCGCGCTCGCGCGCATCAAGAAGTCCGCCGCGCTCGCCAACGCCCGGCTCGGCGTGCTCGACGAGAAGATCGCCCAGGCGATCGCCGACGCGGCCGACCAGGTCATCGACGGCCGGGTCGACATCGCCGCGCACTTCCCGATCGACGTCTACCAGACCGGTTCGGGCACCTCCTCGAACATGAACATGAACGAGGTGCTGGCCTCGCTCGCCACCGAGCAGCTCGGCAGCCCGGTGCATCCCAACGACCACGTCAACGCGTCGCAGTCGTCCAACGACGTGTTCCCGACCTCGGTGCACATCGCGGTCACCGCCGCCCTCATCGACGAACTGATCCCGGCGCTCGACCACCTCGCGGTCGCGCTCGAGGCGAAGGCCGAGGCGTGGTCCGACGTGGTCAAGGCGGGCCGCACCCACCTCATGGATGCCACGCCGGTCACGCTCGGCCAGGAGTTCGGCGGCTACGCCCGGCAGATCCGCCTCGGCATCGACCGCGTGCAGTCGGCGCTCCCGCGCGTCGCCGAGGTGCCCCTCGGCGGCACGGCCGTCGGCACGGGCATCAACACGCCCGCCGGCTTCCCTCAGCTCGTCATCGAGCTCCTCCAGCAGGAGACCGAGCTGCCCATCACCGAGGCGGCCGACCACTTCGAGGCGCAGGCCAACCGCGACGGCCTCGTCGAGGCGTCCGGCGCCCTGCGCACCATCGCGGTCAGCCTGACGAAGATCTGCAACGACCTGCGCTGGATGGGCTCGGGCCCCAACACCGGCCTCGGCGAGCTGTACATCCCCGACCTCCAGCCCGGATCCTCGATCATGCCCGGCAAGGTCAACCCCGTCGTCCCCGAGGCCGTGCTCATGGTCGCCGCGCGCGTCGTCGGCAACGACGCGACGATCGCCTGGGCGGGCGCGTCCGGCTCGTTCGAGCTCAACGTGCAGATCCCCGTGATGGGCACCGCGCTGCTCGAGTCGATCCGCCTGCTCGCCAACTCGGTCCGCGTCCTCGCCGACAAGACCGTCGAGGGCCTCGAGGCCAACGAGGAGCGCACGTCCGCCCTCGCCGGCATGTCGCCGTCGATCGTGACGCCGCTGAACAAGATCATCGGCTACGAGGCCGCCGCGAAGATCGCCAAGCACTCGGTGGCCAAGGGCATCACGGTGCGCGAGGCCGTGATCGACCTCGGCCACGTCGAGCGCGGCGACCTCACCGAGGAGCAGCTCGACGAGGCGCTTCACCTGCTGTCGATGACGCGTCCGCCGCAGGCGAAGTAG
- the trhA gene encoding PAQR family membrane homeostasis protein TrhA, with amino-acid sequence MSAHEPEDVAEHLTRPASELDASDAAVAVDERRGPDLPNLPLIDASPEHPEDLKPTWRGWIHAGTFPLTIAAGVVLIALAEGPWAKWASAVFTLTSMLLFGNSALYHRFDWKPRTKVILKRIDHANIFLLIAGTYTPLSILALPPDKGFVLLAIVWGGALLGIGFRVFWITAPRWLYVPIYLLLGWAAVMYLGDLLAASVAMMVLVIVGGVLYTIGAVVYGLKRPNPWPGHFGFHEIFHVCTVLAFMCHWTATLLIALEPAYHG; translated from the coding sequence ATGAGCGCGCATGAGCCCGAGGACGTGGCCGAGCACCTGACCAGGCCGGCGTCGGAGCTCGATGCATCCGATGCGGCCGTCGCGGTCGACGAGCGGCGCGGGCCCGACCTGCCCAACCTGCCGCTCATCGACGCCTCGCCGGAGCATCCCGAGGACCTCAAGCCGACGTGGCGCGGATGGATCCACGCCGGCACCTTCCCCCTGACGATCGCGGCGGGCGTCGTGCTCATCGCGCTGGCCGAGGGACCCTGGGCGAAGTGGGCGTCGGCGGTGTTCACGCTCACGTCGATGCTGCTGTTCGGCAACTCGGCGCTGTACCACCGGTTCGACTGGAAGCCGCGCACGAAGGTGATCCTCAAGCGGATCGACCACGCGAACATCTTCCTGCTCATCGCGGGTACCTACACCCCGCTGTCGATCCTCGCCCTCCCGCCCGACAAGGGCTTCGTGCTGCTCGCGATCGTCTGGGGCGGGGCGTTGCTCGGCATCGGCTTCCGCGTGTTCTGGATCACCGCGCCGCGCTGGCTGTACGTGCCGATCTACCTGCTGCTGGGCTGGGCGGCCGTCATGTACCTCGGCGACCTGCTGGCCGCGAGCGTCGCGATGATGGTGCTCGTCATCGTCGGCGGCGTGCTCTACACGATCGGCGCGGTCGTCTACGGCCTCAAGCGACCGAACCCGTGGCCCGGCCACTTCGGGTTCCACGAGATCTTCCACGTGTGCACGGTGCTCGCGTTCATGTGCCACTGGACGGCCACGCTGCTGATCGCGCTCGAACCGGCCTACCACGGCTGA
- the ilvA gene encoding threonine ammonia-lyase → MNHALDARADAIAPGSDAPAWPGPDLAAFRRAQQTVAPVARRTPMETSRFLGRLEGVPVHLKCENLQRTGSYKLRGAYNRLSALSPDERVRGVVAASAGNHAQGVAFAARELGIRATIFMPVGVALPKLEATRAYGADVLLRGDSIGETLEAAAEFAAETGATIIPPFDHPDVVAGQGTLGLEILEQAPDVATIVVPIGGGGLAAGVASAAKLEAARLGRTIRVIGVQAENAAPYPPSIAAGAPTSVPVVPTIADGIAVYRPGELNFAIIRETIDEIVTVTEDDIARALLVLLERAKLVVEPAGAVGVAALMTGKVRSDGPIVALLSGGNIDPLLMQRVIAHGLAASDRYLTLRIGLPDRPGQLARIAELVAEANANVVEVLHTRHGAGMQISEVALQLSVETRGPRHADQLIELLRRAGYEPQIIEE, encoded by the coding sequence ATGAACCACGCCCTCGACGCCCGGGCGGACGCGATCGCCCCGGGCTCCGACGCGCCGGCCTGGCCCGGCCCCGACCTCGCCGCGTTCCGGCGCGCGCAGCAGACCGTCGCGCCCGTCGCGCGCCGCACGCCCATGGAGACCTCCCGGTTCCTCGGCCGGCTCGAGGGCGTGCCGGTGCACCTGAAGTGCGAGAACCTGCAACGCACCGGATCGTACAAGCTGCGCGGGGCCTACAACCGGCTCTCGGCGCTCTCGCCCGACGAGCGGGTTCGTGGCGTCGTCGCCGCCTCGGCGGGCAACCACGCGCAGGGCGTGGCGTTCGCGGCGCGCGAGCTCGGGATCCGCGCCACGATCTTCATGCCGGTGGGCGTCGCCCTGCCCAAGCTCGAGGCGACCCGGGCGTACGGCGCCGACGTGCTGCTGCGCGGCGACTCCATCGGCGAGACGCTCGAGGCGGCCGCCGAGTTCGCGGCCGAGACGGGCGCGACGATCATCCCACCCTTCGACCACCCCGACGTGGTCGCCGGGCAGGGCACGCTGGGGCTCGAGATCCTCGAGCAGGCGCCGGATGTCGCGACCATCGTCGTCCCCATCGGCGGCGGCGGGCTCGCAGCCGGCGTCGCCAGCGCGGCGAAGCTCGAGGCGGCGCGGCTCGGCCGCACGATCCGGGTCATCGGCGTGCAGGCCGAGAACGCCGCGCCGTACCCGCCGTCGATCGCGGCCGGAGCGCCGACGTCGGTGCCCGTCGTGCCGACGATCGCCGACGGCATCGCGGTGTACCGGCCCGGCGAGCTCAACTTCGCGATCATCCGCGAGACCATCGACGAGATCGTCACCGTCACGGAAGACGACATCGCCCGCGCGCTGCTGGTCCTGCTCGAGCGCGCGAAGCTCGTCGTCGAACCCGCCGGCGCCGTCGGCGTCGCCGCGCTCATGACCGGCAAGGTGCGCTCCGACGGACCGATCGTGGCGCTGCTGTCGGGCGGCAACATCGACCCGCTGCTCATGCAGCGCGTGATCGCGCACGGCCTCGCGGCATCCGACCGGTACCTCACCCTCCGGATCGGCCTGCCCGACCGGCCGGGCCAGCTCGCGCGCATCGCCGAGCTCGTCGCCGAGGCGAACGCGAACGTCGTCGAGGTGCTGCACACGCGGCATGGCGCGGGCATGCAGATCTCCGAGGTCGCGCTGCAGCTCTCGGTCGAGACGCGAGGCCCTCGGCATGCCGACCAGCTGATCGAGCTGCTGCGGCGCGCGGGCTACGAACCCCAGATCATCGAGGAATGA
- a CDS encoding exodeoxyribonuclease VII small subunit, with protein MRVVAELEQGSATLEQSLALWERGEALAQRCEEWLLGAKARLDAARAGAARAAATDGGDA; from the coding sequence GTGCGCGTCGTCGCCGAGCTCGAGCAGGGTTCGGCCACGCTCGAGCAGTCCCTCGCGCTGTGGGAACGCGGCGAGGCGCTGGCCCAGCGCTGCGAGGAGTGGCTGCTCGGGGCGAAGGCCCGGCTCGACGCCGCACGTGCCGGCGCGGCGCGCGCCGCCGCGACCGACGGCGGCGACGCTTGA